From the Sandaracinaceae bacterium genome, one window contains:
- a CDS encoding STM4013/SEN3800 family hydrolase, which yields MLNASACIGTHDVLLVTLDTLRCDAAEEALARGRTPEIGALLPGGRWERRHSPGSFTYAAHHAFFAGFLPTPTGPGPHPRLFAARFPGSESTAAETWVFDAPDLPTGLAEAGYHTICVGGVGFFNPASRLGERLPSLFRERHWSEAMGVTAPDSTARQVDTALASLAALPAARRAFVFLNVSAIHQPNRIFSGRAEDDVEGQIAALAYADAHLGRLVRGMRGRAPLLMVMCSDHGTAYGEGGHVGHRHAQPVVWEVPYMEARLT from the coding sequence GTGCTGAACGCGAGCGCCTGCATCGGCACGCACGACGTCTTGCTCGTGACGCTCGACACGCTGCGCTGCGACGCGGCGGAGGAGGCGCTCGCGCGCGGGCGCACGCCGGAGATCGGCGCGCTCCTCCCGGGCGGTCGCTGGGAGCGCCGACACAGCCCGGGGAGCTTCACCTACGCCGCGCACCACGCGTTCTTCGCGGGCTTCCTCCCCACGCCGACGGGCCCCGGACCGCACCCGCGCCTCTTCGCCGCGCGCTTCCCCGGGAGCGAGAGCACCGCGGCGGAGACCTGGGTGTTCGACGCGCCCGATCTCCCGACCGGGCTGGCGGAGGCCGGGTATCACACGATCTGCGTCGGCGGCGTGGGCTTCTTCAACCCCGCGAGCCGGCTCGGCGAGCGGCTCCCGTCGCTCTTCCGGGAGCGACACTGGAGCGAGGCGATGGGCGTCACGGCCCCGGACAGCACGGCCCGGCAGGTCGACACCGCGCTCGCCTCGCTGGCCGCCTTGCCCGCCGCGCGCCGCGCCTTCGTGTTCCTCAACGTCTCGGCGATCCATCAGCCCAACCGCATCTTCAGCGGACGCGCGGAGGACGACGTCGAGGGCCAGATCGCCGCCCTCGCCTACGCCGACGCGCACCTCGGGCGCCTGGTGCGCGGCATGCGAGGGCGGGCTCCGCTGCTGATGGTGATGTGCTCCGACCACGGCACGGCCTACGGAGAGGGCGGTCACGTCGGGCACCGGCACGCGCAGCCGGTGGTCTGGGAGGTCCCCTACATGGAAGCGAGGCTGACATGA
- a CDS encoding STM4014 family protein produces MLTILGGDAPRHAAWRAACARRGWEAPRVMSLDEVCGPLEGWVRLEPPPRDPPREQGALSRSTALGDPNALHDRLCARFAAVAAQVGGRLTHDPAEIALAFDKPECKRALAEIGVPTAPDLGPLGSADALLDGPPGRVFVKLNRGACAVGLVALARARGRTRAWTTVESKGAALFNTRRVRRLEDGPTLRALLDHLAGLGAHVERWVPKASVAGRAADLRVVTVAGRVSHTVARLSDTPFTNLHLGGARAPASTLRAQVTEEVWARMEADCEKVARRFGGCLSLGIDVAVTSDRRHHVVLEVNALGDLVHGATDAAGRTPQDAQLDAIDAGKIAC; encoded by the coding sequence ATGCTGACGATCCTCGGCGGTGACGCGCCGCGCCACGCGGCCTGGCGCGCGGCCTGCGCGCGGCGAGGGTGGGAGGCGCCGCGCGTCATGTCTCTGGACGAGGTCTGCGGACCGCTCGAGGGATGGGTGCGCCTCGAGCCGCCGCCGCGCGACCCGCCGCGTGAGCAGGGCGCGCTGTCGCGCAGCACCGCGCTCGGAGACCCCAACGCGCTCCACGACCGGCTCTGCGCCCGCTTCGCCGCCGTCGCCGCGCAGGTCGGCGGGCGGCTCACGCACGACCCGGCCGAGATCGCGCTCGCGTTCGACAAGCCCGAATGCAAGCGTGCGCTCGCGGAGATCGGCGTGCCGACCGCGCCCGACCTCGGCCCGCTCGGGAGCGCCGACGCGCTCCTCGACGGCCCACCCGGGCGCGTCTTCGTGAAGCTGAACAGAGGCGCTTGCGCGGTCGGGCTCGTCGCCTTGGCCCGCGCGCGAGGCCGCACCCGGGCCTGGACCACGGTGGAGTCGAAGGGAGCTGCGCTCTTCAACACGCGCCGCGTGCGCCGGCTCGAGGACGGGCCGACGCTGCGGGCTCTGCTGGACCACCTCGCCGGCCTCGGCGCGCACGTCGAGCGGTGGGTGCCGAAGGCGTCGGTGGCGGGGCGGGCCGCCGATCTGCGGGTCGTCACGGTGGCCGGCCGGGTGAGCCACACCGTCGCGCGGCTGTCCGACACGCCCTTCACCAACCTGCACCTCGGCGGCGCGCGTGCCCCCGCGTCGACCCTGCGGGCGCAGGTCACCGAGGAGGTGTGGGCCCGCATGGAGGCCGACTGCGAGAAGGTGGCGCGCCGCTTCGGGGGCTGCTTGAGCCTCGGGATCGACGTCGCGGTGACCTCCGATCGACGCCACCACGTGGTGCTCGAGGTGAACGCGCTCGGCGACCTCGTGCACGGCGCGACCGACGCCGCGGGGCGCACGCCCCAGGACGCGCAGCTCGACGCGATCGACGCGGGGAAGATCGCGTGCTGA
- a CDS encoding STM4015 family protein, with protein sequence MAISDPTTRFHGLPVVPFDPERGVEDPGAAIRIHVGWDEAEEGQDAVALIEALAGDENAGEVRALLIGDWGQAGQMDPSEPAVAALVEAADRLPALEALFLGDMTFEDCEISWIEHGDLTALFEIESLKELWIRGGAIELSPVKHAGLEKLVFQSGGLPFAVPSALASSELPALRHLELWLGTDEYGGPSTADAVKPLLARTFPSLRTLGLRNAQIADEVAKALHEAPILDGVEALDLSLGTLSDVGVQALIDNPRIAKLKRLDVHHHYASDEALAALQKLGPEVTTVGADSPDDDGDPEWRFVAHSE encoded by the coding sequence ATGGCGATCAGCGACCCCACCACCCGCTTCCATGGTCTCCCCGTCGTGCCCTTCGACCCCGAGCGCGGCGTCGAGGATCCGGGCGCCGCGATCCGGATCCACGTCGGCTGGGACGAAGCCGAAGAGGGGCAAGACGCGGTCGCGCTCATCGAGGCGCTCGCGGGTGACGAGAACGCGGGCGAGGTCCGCGCCCTGCTGATCGGCGACTGGGGCCAGGCCGGGCAGATGGATCCCTCCGAGCCCGCGGTGGCCGCGCTCGTGGAGGCCGCCGATCGGCTCCCCGCGCTCGAGGCGCTCTTCCTCGGCGACATGACCTTCGAGGACTGCGAGATCTCCTGGATCGAGCACGGCGACCTGACCGCGCTCTTCGAGATCGAGAGCCTGAAGGAGCTGTGGATCCGGGGCGGCGCGATCGAGCTGTCCCCCGTGAAGCACGCAGGCCTGGAGAAGCTCGTCTTCCAGTCGGGCGGCCTGCCCTTCGCGGTCCCGTCCGCGCTCGCGTCCTCGGAGCTGCCCGCGCTTCGACACCTGGAGCTCTGGCTCGGCACCGACGAGTACGGCGGCCCGTCGACCGCCGACGCGGTGAAGCCGCTCCTCGCGCGCACCTTCCCGTCGCTGCGCACGCTCGGCCTGCGCAACGCCCAGATCGCCGACGAGGTCGCCAAGGCTCTGCACGAGGCGCCCATCCTCGACGGGGTCGAGGCGCTCGATCTCTCGCTCGGCACCCTGAGCGACGTCGGCGTCCAGGCGCTGATCGACAACCCGCGCATCGCCAAGCTGAAGCGGCTCGACGTGCACCACCACTACGCCTCCGACGAAGCCCTCGCGGCGCTCCAGAAGCTCGGGCCCGAGGTGACCACCGTCGGCGCCGACTCGCCCGACGACGACGGCGACCCGGAGTGGCGCTTCGTGGCGCACTCCGAGTAG
- a CDS encoding GDSL-type esterase/lipase family protein, producing the protein MRLRVSHGIGLALLLTSGAVAWRALSAEPPRAVPPPPAAAAPPASGPTLEELLRAEGELGEDVAMESPDALAHFHDALARAEAGEGQARVLVYGGSHTAGDLYVGRMREALQARFGDAGHGFLPLVPWVDNHWAWGMRVDEAEGWGIETVGFKHRDVARYGLAGAAYETDEAGAFAAVEADTWGNGRQASRVEVLYDRQPGGGALEVWIDGRLVETLDTASDPPEAGRAVYDVSDATHRLEVRAVGDGPVTVYGAVMERAAPGVLVENLGLVGSKARHQLLWDAALWRALFVTRRPDLVALAYGNNETTDTHLSIAEHEAHLRAVMTRITEAAPEASCLLIGPTDRPRVTEDGELAAREVVGGLTAMQRRVAEAFGCAFFDTLAFQGGLGGGIAWLAHDPPYMRSDRQHLSREGYLRWGEVLTRALLDGYEP; encoded by the coding sequence ATGCGCCTCCGCGTCTCGCACGGCATCGGCCTCGCGCTGCTCCTGACCTCGGGGGCGGTGGCGTGGCGTGCGCTCTCCGCGGAGCCGCCGCGAGCCGTGCCCCCGCCGCCCGCGGCCGCCGCGCCCCCGGCCTCCGGCCCGACGCTCGAGGAGCTGCTCCGCGCGGAGGGGGAGCTGGGGGAGGACGTCGCGATGGAGTCGCCGGACGCGCTCGCGCATTTCCACGACGCGCTCGCCCGCGCGGAGGCCGGCGAGGGCCAGGCTCGCGTGCTCGTCTATGGGGGCAGCCACACCGCCGGCGACCTCTACGTCGGTCGCATGCGCGAGGCGCTCCAGGCCCGCTTCGGCGACGCCGGCCACGGCTTCCTCCCGCTCGTGCCCTGGGTCGACAACCACTGGGCCTGGGGGATGCGGGTTGACGAGGCGGAGGGCTGGGGCATCGAGACGGTCGGCTTCAAGCACCGCGACGTCGCGCGCTACGGCCTCGCCGGCGCGGCCTACGAGACCGACGAGGCGGGCGCCTTCGCGGCCGTCGAGGCGGACACCTGGGGCAACGGGCGGCAGGCCTCGCGCGTCGAGGTGCTCTACGACCGACAGCCCGGCGGCGGCGCGCTCGAGGTCTGGATCGACGGACGGCTCGTCGAGACGCTCGACACCGCGAGCGATCCCCCCGAAGCCGGGCGCGCCGTCTACGACGTCAGCGACGCGACCCACCGCCTCGAGGTGCGGGCGGTGGGCGACGGGCCGGTGACGGTCTACGGCGCGGTGATGGAGCGGGCCGCGCCCGGCGTGCTGGTCGAGAACCTCGGGCTCGTCGGCTCGAAGGCGCGCCATCAGCTCCTCTGGGACGCCGCGCTCTGGCGCGCCCTCTTCGTGACCCGCCGCCCCGACCTCGTGGCGCTGGCGTACGGCAACAACGAGACGACGGACACGCACCTCTCGATCGCCGAGCACGAGGCGCACCTGCGCGCGGTGATGACGCGCATCACGGAGGCGGCGCCCGAGGCGTCGTGCCTGCTCATCGGCCCGACGGATCGGCCCCGCGTGACCGAGGACGGGGAGCTGGCGGCCCGGGAGGTCGTGGGCGGCTTGACGGCGATGCAGCGACGGGTGGCCGAGGCGTTCGGCTGCGCCTTCTTCGACACGCTCGCCTTCCAGGGCGGGCTCGGCGGGGGCATCGCGTGGCTCGCACACGACCCGCCGTACATGCGGAGCGATCGGCAGCACCTGAGCCGCGAGGGCTACCTGCGCTGGGGCGAGGTGCTGACCAGGGCGTTGCTGGACGGCTACGAGCCCTGA
- a CDS encoding PAS domain S-box protein, giving the protein MSFFRVMGEGALWARGEARARRAGPASEDGSVDVTRPAAIWLCDGRGTLVLLTGAGVPWSGAVEVGAAVEALVPGPSRPRMSSTVRAALDGTPGGFEVVHGGVRWVVRVEPSRDGASGTITRAPESDIHREMVERAPLCVHRIGRDGAFASINQAGVEMLGLADASEALGRSYLQGVDEADLPRLRELMDRAFAGHGSHFELRLGGRVFESCFVPLPDSDGQVESIFGLSQDVTERKRTEIELGRSEERYRLLVERSPYCIHQIDQRGCLTSMNAAGLRMMGVEDEAEVRGMPYLDSVCARDQPRIAQLLAAAYDGVPSQFEFEAANGQSFASTFVPVVDDGGVSKLIGLTHDVTLRTQSAKALADSEHRLAMTLRAADLGLWVWDTVADVMSGSRRTAEILGEAGDEIQMSQAELMSRIHPEDRDAVMARARAHLAGETDQFESEYRLRTKDGEWRWLRDRGRVMERDEAGEPVRMFGITQDVTERVRAEAKQQELHAQLVQAQKMESVGQLAGGIAHDFNNLLTVILGNLEMALEDVQEAGLETADLEETRAAAERASSLTRRLLTFSRQRSLEKSATDLNAIVEGLGGMLERVLPDSITLELSLDPALPPIDADAGQIEQVLLNLSVNARDAMPGDGTLRIETRSRDGMAELTVRDDGAGMSEETRRRALEPFFTTKEPQGGTGLGLAMVYGIVTQHGGELLLDSALGRGTRVVMCFPALREGSVQPPPPSSEEALGRGTVLVIEDESHVRKLVCRTLVRAGYEVLEAADGVDGVALFEAHADEIDLVIVDAIMPRMDGREATKRILALRPDTRLLFSTGYHAGGFGDLVDQHRLLSKPYTPRVLLDTVSQVLDPASATP; this is encoded by the coding sequence GTGTCGTTCTTTCGAGTCATGGGTGAGGGTGCGCTCTGGGCGCGGGGTGAGGCGCGAGCTCGACGAGCGGGCCCGGCGTCGGAGGACGGCTCCGTCGACGTGACGCGACCGGCCGCGATCTGGCTGTGCGACGGTCGGGGGACGTTGGTGCTGCTCACGGGGGCCGGAGTGCCGTGGTCGGGTGCGGTCGAGGTGGGGGCCGCCGTGGAGGCGCTCGTGCCCGGGCCTTCGCGTCCGCGGATGTCGTCCACCGTGCGCGCGGCCCTCGATGGGACCCCCGGCGGCTTCGAGGTGGTCCACGGCGGCGTGCGCTGGGTCGTGCGCGTCGAGCCCTCTCGCGACGGCGCGTCGGGCACCATCACCCGCGCCCCCGAGTCCGACATTCACCGCGAGATGGTCGAGCGCGCGCCGCTCTGCGTGCACCGCATCGGGCGAGACGGAGCCTTCGCGTCCATCAACCAGGCCGGAGTCGAGATGCTGGGCCTGGCCGACGCGAGCGAGGCGCTCGGGCGATCGTACCTGCAGGGCGTCGACGAAGCGGACCTCCCGCGCCTCCGCGAGCTCATGGATCGCGCCTTCGCCGGCCACGGCTCGCACTTCGAGCTCCGGCTCGGCGGCCGCGTGTTCGAGTCCTGTTTCGTGCCGCTGCCGGACTCCGATGGGCAGGTGGAGTCGATCTTCGGCCTCTCGCAGGACGTGACCGAGCGCAAGCGCACGGAGATCGAGCTCGGTCGCTCCGAGGAGCGCTACCGTCTGCTCGTCGAGCGCTCGCCGTACTGCATCCACCAGATCGATCAGCGAGGCTGCCTGACCTCGATGAACGCGGCCGGCCTTCGCATGATGGGGGTCGAAGACGAGGCGGAGGTGCGCGGCATGCCCTACCTCGACTCGGTCTGTGCGCGGGACCAGCCGCGCATCGCCCAGCTCCTCGCGGCTGCGTACGATGGCGTGCCGTCACAGTTCGAGTTCGAGGCGGCGAACGGACAGAGCTTCGCCTCGACCTTCGTGCCAGTGGTGGACGACGGCGGCGTCTCGAAGCTGATCGGCCTCACCCATGACGTCACCCTGCGCACGCAAAGCGCAAAGGCGTTGGCCGACAGCGAGCATCGCCTCGCCATGACCCTGCGCGCGGCCGACCTGGGGCTCTGGGTCTGGGACACCGTGGCGGACGTCATGAGCGGCAGCCGGCGTACGGCGGAGATCCTCGGCGAGGCGGGGGACGAGATCCAGATGAGCCAGGCGGAGCTGATGTCGCGCATCCACCCCGAGGATCGCGACGCGGTGATGGCCAGGGCCCGCGCGCACCTGGCCGGGGAGACGGACCAGTTCGAGAGCGAATATCGCCTGCGCACCAAGGACGGGGAGTGGCGCTGGCTGCGGGATCGAGGCCGCGTGATGGAGCGGGACGAGGCGGGCGAGCCGGTGCGCATGTTCGGGATCACCCAGGACGTGACCGAGCGCGTCAGGGCCGAGGCGAAGCAGCAGGAGCTTCATGCGCAGCTGGTCCAGGCGCAGAAGATGGAGAGCGTCGGCCAGCTCGCGGGGGGCATCGCGCACGACTTCAACAACCTGCTCACGGTCATCCTCGGCAACCTGGAGATGGCCCTCGAGGACGTGCAGGAGGCGGGGCTCGAGACCGCCGATCTGGAGGAGACGCGGGCCGCGGCGGAGCGCGCCTCGAGCCTCACCCGGCGGCTCCTCACCTTCAGCCGTCAGCGCAGCCTGGAGAAGTCAGCCACCGACCTGAACGCGATCGTCGAGGGGCTCGGCGGCATGCTCGAGCGCGTGCTCCCCGACTCCATCACGCTCGAGCTCTCGCTCGATCCCGCGCTGCCGCCCATCGACGCGGACGCGGGCCAGATCGAGCAGGTGCTCCTGAACCTCAGCGTGAACGCGCGCGACGCCATGCCCGGGGACGGCACGCTGCGCATCGAGACCCGCAGCCGCGACGGCATGGCGGAGCTGACGGTGCGCGACGACGGGGCGGGCATGAGCGAGGAGACGCGGCGGCGCGCGCTCGAGCCCTTCTTCACGACCAAGGAGCCCCAGGGCGGGACGGGCCTCGGGCTCGCGATGGTGTACGGGATCGTCACCCAGCACGGGGGCGAGCTCCTGCTGGACAGCGCGCTCGGGCGCGGCACGCGCGTGGTGATGTGCTTCCCGGCCCTCCGCGAGGGCTCGGTCCAGCCGCCGCCACCGAGCAGCGAGGAGGCGCTGGGCCGCGGCACGGTCCTGGTCATCGAGGACGAGTCACACGTCCGCAAGCTCGTGTGCAGAACTCTGGTTCGCGCCGGATACGAGGTGCTCGAGGCGGCCGACGGCGTCGACGGGGTCGCGCTCTTCGAGGCCCACGCCGACGAGATCGATCTGGTGATCGTCGACGCGATCATGCCGCGCATGGACGGCCGGGAGGCGACGAAGCGCATCCTGGCGCTGCGCCCCGACACCCGGCTGCTGTTCTCGACCGGCTACCACGCGGGCGGCTTCGGAGACCTCGTCGATCAGCACCGGCTCCTGTCGAAGCCCTACACGCCGCGCGTGCTGCTCGACACGGTGAGTCAGGTTCTGGACCCCGCATCTGCTACACCCTGA
- a CDS encoding HEAT repeat domain-containing protein: MRAEQLIEAMERRLRGEAVGIGPFARLASPPAFDAEGLGKLGRFARREADGLLALLDDPDPGARHAAAYLLGRSADARAVDPLFALTVAPQDWLDPDYAIDALGALGDVALPGLLTRALVGSDAEAALAVRAMGCSRGDALACLERVRAERRPLPEGLFLAYETLGDPLGLPAAMHGLDDPATRDEALGAAEELLVSGAASRFEAQDRVGWAERFTALLGSGDVNERARALVCLGRLGAIDRWDAVHAALDDADDDVAAAAASALVSLDRGRATDALVSALDDRRLAHRATFAATLLDKDLARGRDKRRAAEIIASAAYRLEDGWAHERAVLVMERQRAARAALIEALPTLPPKHQAAGAEALVAVTRLRKRPAASYARLRDKLSGAAREALEAAWRRAMDEEARLERQLAEIRERPPASSRPRSPGGAP, encoded by the coding sequence ATGAGAGCCGAGCAGCTGATCGAAGCCATGGAGCGGCGCTTGCGGGGAGAGGCGGTCGGGATCGGCCCCTTCGCCCGGCTCGCTTCACCGCCCGCGTTCGACGCGGAGGGGCTCGGGAAGCTGGGCCGCTTCGCCCGGCGCGAGGCGGATGGGCTGCTCGCCCTGCTCGATGACCCGGACCCGGGCGCGCGCCACGCGGCGGCGTATCTGCTCGGGCGCTCGGCGGACGCGCGCGCGGTCGATCCGCTCTTCGCGCTGACCGTCGCGCCCCAGGACTGGCTCGACCCGGACTACGCCATCGACGCGCTCGGAGCCCTGGGCGACGTCGCCCTCCCCGGCCTGCTCACGCGCGCGCTCGTGGGGTCGGACGCCGAGGCCGCGCTGGCCGTGCGCGCCATGGGCTGCTCCCGCGGCGACGCGCTCGCGTGCCTCGAGCGGGTGCGGGCCGAGCGGCGGCCGCTCCCCGAGGGGCTCTTCCTCGCCTACGAGACGCTGGGCGATCCGCTCGGGCTGCCGGCGGCCATGCACGGGCTCGACGACCCGGCGACGCGCGACGAGGCGCTGGGCGCGGCGGAGGAGCTGCTCGTCTCGGGCGCCGCGTCCCGCTTCGAGGCGCAGGACCGCGTGGGCTGGGCCGAGCGCTTCACGGCGCTCCTCGGCTCGGGCGACGTCAACGAGCGCGCCCGCGCGCTGGTCTGCCTCGGGCGGCTCGGGGCGATCGATCGATGGGACGCGGTGCACGCCGCGCTCGACGACGCCGACGACGACGTGGCCGCGGCGGCGGCGAGCGCGCTGGTCTCGCTCGACCGGGGTCGCGCGACCGACGCGCTCGTCAGCGCGCTCGACGACCGGCGGCTCGCCCACCGCGCGACCTTCGCCGCGACCCTGCTCGACAAGGACCTGGCCCGTGGGCGCGACAAGCGGCGAGCGGCGGAGATCATCGCGAGCGCGGCCTATCGGCTCGAGGACGGATGGGCCCACGAGCGCGCGGTCCTGGTGATGGAGCGTCAGCGGGCGGCCCGCGCGGCGTTGATCGAAGCGCTGCCGACCCTGCCGCCGAAGCATCAGGCGGCCGGCGCGGAGGCCCTGGTGGCGGTGACGCGCCTCCGGAAGCGCCCCGCGGCGAGCTACGCGCGGCTGCGGGACAAGCTCTCGGGCGCGGCGCGGGAGGCGCTCGAGGCGGCGTGGCGTCGGGCCATGGACGAGGAGGCCCGGCTCGAGCGACAGCTGGCCGAGATCCGCGAGCGACCGCCCGCGTCGTCGCGGCCGCGCTCGCCAGGGGGCGCGCCGTGA
- a CDS encoding DUF2330 domain-containing protein, with the protein MRTKSMLAGAATLALGLAVGQPKASACGGFFCSSSPIDQAGETIVYGLEADGTLTMAVQIRYAGNDDDFAWILPVPAVPEISPGTDQLFDRLRAATEPTFARRFRTEGTCAEPPRCVSPVDCSPRGGDGCGYDGDWDDPEPLTPRDFVDASAVTVFDASASDAGAPVDAGGVTVFSRRDVGPYDTTVLGAVSAREMLDWLQANGYDIPDASEPLLESYAAGGQVFVALRLSSDAETRMIQPIVMRMATDEACLPIRLTAIATVPDMPITAFFLGDARAAPVNYSLVESPADNPGLWYGTTTWTEQVTRRVDRLDGRAFVTEYAGRTPAISLRMQEVADLATLDDPGRYIMELAARGYAGDANLLRLFRAFVVPPEGEDERTYYNCLSRGEDGCGEPASFDPVGLTEAIEAQIRAPSDAAHDLVHRHGYLTRLFTTMSAEEMTVDPVFQLDDGLEDVGNVHVLTRVERCSSQYYRGDAPQEDVLPDGTTSSASEGRRAPSDQDYCDEVGGIPDYEATDCSDPPASSGCGLCTVAGLAPIQGGVLGGLLFFWLARRTRKLSRRS; encoded by the coding sequence ATGAGAACGAAATCGATGCTCGCGGGCGCGGCGACGCTCGCGCTCGGGCTGGCCGTGGGGCAACCGAAGGCGTCCGCCTGTGGCGGCTTCTTCTGCTCGTCGTCGCCGATCGACCAGGCGGGCGAGACCATCGTCTACGGCCTCGAGGCGGACGGCACGCTCACCATGGCGGTCCAGATCCGCTACGCGGGGAACGACGACGACTTCGCGTGGATCCTGCCCGTGCCGGCCGTGCCCGAGATCTCGCCCGGGACCGATCAGCTCTTCGATCGGCTCCGCGCGGCGACCGAGCCGACCTTCGCGCGGCGTTTCCGCACCGAGGGCACGTGCGCGGAGCCGCCGCGCTGCGTCAGCCCCGTGGATTGCAGCCCGCGAGGCGGGGACGGCTGCGGCTATGACGGTGACTGGGACGACCCGGAGCCGCTCACGCCCCGCGACTTCGTGGACGCGTCCGCGGTCACGGTGTTCGACGCCTCGGCGAGCGACGCGGGCGCGCCCGTGGACGCGGGCGGCGTGACCGTCTTCTCCCGGCGCGACGTGGGCCCCTACGACACCACGGTGCTCGGCGCGGTCAGCGCCCGCGAGATGCTCGACTGGCTCCAGGCCAACGGCTACGACATCCCCGACGCGTCGGAGCCGCTGCTCGAGAGCTACGCGGCGGGCGGTCAGGTGTTCGTCGCGCTGCGCCTCTCGAGCGACGCCGAGACCCGCATGATCCAGCCGATCGTGATGCGCATGGCCACCGACGAGGCGTGCCTGCCGATCCGGCTCACGGCCATCGCCACCGTGCCCGACATGCCCATCACGGCGTTCTTCCTCGGCGACGCGCGCGCCGCCCCCGTCAACTACTCGCTCGTGGAGTCCCCGGCCGACAACCCCGGCCTCTGGTACGGGACGACCACCTGGACGGAGCAGGTCACGCGCCGCGTCGACCGCCTCGACGGGCGAGCGTTCGTGACCGAGTACGCGGGCCGGACCCCCGCGATCTCGCTTCGCATGCAGGAGGTCGCGGACCTCGCCACCCTCGACGACCCCGGCCGCTACATCATGGAGCTCGCCGCGCGCGGCTACGCGGGAGACGCGAACCTCCTGCGGCTCTTCCGCGCCTTCGTCGTGCCGCCCGAGGGAGAGGACGAGCGCACCTACTACAACTGCCTGAGCCGAGGCGAAGACGGTTGCGGCGAGCCGGCCTCGTTCGACCCGGTCGGGCTGACCGAGGCGATCGAGGCGCAGATCCGCGCCCCGAGCGACGCGGCCCACGACCTCGTCCACAGGCACGGTTACCTGACGCGCCTCTTCACGACCATGAGCGCGGAGGAGATGACCGTCGACCCGGTCTTCCAGCTCGACGACGGGCTCGAGGACGTGGGCAACGTGCACGTCCTGACCCGCGTCGAGCGCTGCAGCAGCCAGTACTACCGCGGGGACGCACCACAGGAAGACGTCCTGCCCGATGGGACGACGAGCTCCGCGAGCGAAGGCAGGCGCGCCCCTTCGGATCAGGACTACTGCGACGAAGTCGGCGGGATCCCGGACTACGAGGCCACCGACTGCAGCGACCCGCCCGCCAGCAGCGGCTGCGGGCTCTGCACCGTGGCGGGCCTGGCGCCGATCCAGGGCGGCGTGCTCGGCGGGCTGCTCTTCTTCTGGCTCGCCCGCCGCACGCGCAAGCTCAGCCGCCGCAGCTGA